The Sorangiineae bacterium MSr11367 genome window below encodes:
- the rplJ gene encoding 50S ribosomal protein L10, whose protein sequence is MATEAGATVKSQIAEKNAEIAEVRARFDKMTAAVFLDYKGMTVENVTRLRAQFRKAGVEYKVVKNTLVKQALKGEAYSDKLKPVLVGMTGIAWSYEEPGAAAKVVKAFRKDGPLGEKLQIKAGLIEGSVIDAAAVENELATMPGKDELRAKLLATFQAPLQQFVALLNAPAQNFVYLLSAKERQANGE, encoded by the coding sequence ATGGCTACGGAAGCTGGTGCGACCGTGAAGAGCCAGATTGCCGAAAAGAACGCGGAAATCGCAGAAGTCCGCGCTCGTTTCGACAAGATGACGGCCGCCGTTTTCCTCGACTACAAGGGGATGACGGTCGAAAACGTAACGAGGCTCCGCGCGCAGTTCCGCAAAGCGGGCGTCGAATACAAAGTCGTCAAGAACACGCTGGTCAAGCAAGCGCTGAAGGGTGAAGCCTACAGCGACAAGCTCAAGCCCGTCCTCGTCGGGATGACCGGTATTGCGTGGAGCTACGAAGAACCCGGTGCCGCCGCCAAGGTGGTGAAGGCTTTCCGCAAGGACGGCCCCCTCGGGGAAAAACTCCAGATCAAGGCGGGCCTCATCGAGGGTTCCGTGATCGACGCCGCGGCGGTCGAGAACGAACTCGCGACGATGCCTGGCAAAGACGAGCTACGCGCCAAGCTGCTCGCGACGTTCCAAGCGCCGCTCCAGCAGTTCGTTGCCCTGCTCAATGCTCCTGCACAGAACTTCGTCTACTTGCTTTCGGCCAAAGAGCGCCAGGCAAACGGCGAGTGA
- the rplA gene encoding 50S ribosomal protein L1: MPKVPKNRAKAESVVDRSRKYTTNEACALVKQAKYAKFDETVDLAVRLGVNPKHADQMVRGAIVLPHGTGQAVRVLVFAKGEKEREAKEAGADFVGSDDMVAKVSEGFMDFDRVIATPDMMGAVGKLGRILGPRGLMPNPKVGTVTFDVGNAVREAKGGKIEYRVEKAGIVHARIGKVSFEELALAENAAALINALVRQKPSTAKGTYLRSISVSSTMGPGIKIDPAQYIGRTEEA; encoded by the coding sequence ATGCCCAAGGTACCCAAGAACCGCGCAAAGGCCGAGTCGGTAGTCGACCGGTCGCGCAAATACACGACGAATGAGGCGTGTGCGTTGGTCAAGCAGGCCAAGTACGCCAAGTTCGACGAGACGGTCGATCTCGCCGTCAGGCTTGGCGTGAATCCAAAGCACGCCGACCAGATGGTGCGCGGAGCGATCGTTCTTCCCCACGGCACCGGACAGGCTGTCCGAGTGCTCGTCTTCGCGAAGGGCGAGAAAGAGCGCGAGGCCAAAGAGGCCGGCGCCGATTTCGTCGGTAGCGACGACATGGTGGCGAAGGTTTCCGAAGGGTTCATGGACTTCGATCGCGTGATCGCGACGCCCGACATGATGGGCGCCGTCGGTAAGCTCGGTCGTATCCTCGGCCCCCGGGGACTCATGCCGAACCCCAAGGTCGGCACCGTCACCTTCGATGTGGGCAACGCCGTTCGCGAAGCCAAAGGCGGCAAGATCGAATACCGCGTCGAGAAGGCTGGCATCGTCCACGCCCGCATCGGCAAGGTTTCCTTCGAGGAACTCGCCCTGGCCGAGAACGCGGCCGCCCTCATCAATGCGCTCGTGCGGCAGAAGCCGTCGACCGCCAAGGGGACGTACCTTCGGAGCATCTCGGTCTCTTCGACCATGGGCCCCGGAATCAAGATCGACCCGGCTCAGTACATCGGCCGGACGGAGGAGGCGTGA
- the rplK gene encoding 50S ribosomal protein L11: protein MAKKVTGQIKLQLPAGKANPAPPVGPALGSHGVNIMQFCKEFNAKTAGGDMIIPVVITVYSDRSFSFILRTPPASVLLKKAAGLATGKKPGSGSKEPNKNKVGKVTRAQVKELAQQKIGDMNCTSLEAAELTIMGTARSMGIDVV, encoded by the coding sequence ATGGCGAAGAAGGTCACTGGACAAATCAAATTGCAGCTCCCCGCGGGCAAGGCCAACCCGGCCCCCCCGGTGGGCCCGGCGCTCGGCTCGCACGGCGTGAACATCATGCAGTTCTGCAAGGAGTTCAACGCCAAGACGGCCGGCGGCGACATGATCATCCCCGTGGTGATCACGGTCTACTCCGACCGTTCGTTCTCGTTCATCCTGCGCACCCCGCCCGCCAGCGTCCTCCTCAAGAAGGCCGCCGGTTTGGCCACGGGCAAGAAGCCGGGCAGCGGTTCCAAGGAGCCGAACAAGAACAAGGTCGGCAAGGTGACCCGCGCGCAGGTCAAAGAGCTCGCCCAGCAGAAGATCGGCGACATGAACTGCACGAGCCTCGAAGCGGCCGAGCTCACCATCATGGGCACCGCGCGCTCGATGGGGATCGACGTGGTTTGA
- the rpoC gene encoding DNA-directed RNA polymerase subunit beta' — MRDIFSFFEKPKDPLSFSAIRISLASPEKIREWSHGEVKKPETINYRTFKPERDGLFCAKIFGPVKDYECNCGKYKRMKHRGIVCEKCGVEVIQSKVRRERLGHINLATPVAHIWFLKSLPSRIGNMLDITLKDLEKVLYCEAYIVIDPKETGLARGDLLSEERYLQLLEEYGDDKFAAGMGGEAVLEMLKQVDVHKLSEELRQEMRAATSEAKRKKIVKRLKVCEAFRESGNRPEWMMLTVIPVLPPDLRPLVPLDGGRFATSDLNDLYRRVINRNNRLKRLLELNAPEIIIRNERRMLQEAVDALFDNGRRGKTITGPNKRPLKSLSDMLKGKQGRFRQNLLGKRVDYSGRSVIVVGPQLKLHQCGLPNKMALELFKPFIYNKLEERGYVNTIKSAKKMVEKERPEVWDILEEVISEHPVLLNRAPTLHRLGIQAFEPVLIEGKAIQLHPLVCAAFNADFDGDQMAVHVPLSVEAQMEARVLMMSTNNILSPANGKPIINPTQDIVLGLYYATREKKFAKGSYREGGLYLDKKEEHFEGWLRGVYSSPEEVRMAYDNDEVTIHTGIRVRVIDPETNQRRVVNTTVGRCLISEILPEGLSFDLVNKTLDKKALSALIDACYRKHRNKATVLLADRLRSLGFEHATRAGVSICMDHMTIPAAKQVLLGEAQDEVQRVIDQYQEGLITDGERYNKIVDIWAGVADKVTQVMMQEIGKEKVIDPETGKESIEPSFNPIYIMADSGARGSTQQIRQLAAMRGLMAKPSGEIIETPITANFREGLSVLQYFVSTHGARKGLADTALKTANSGYLTRRLVDVAQDAIIAEFDCGTLDGIRVTKLEDAGEVIQPLGDRILGRVALEDIVDPLTGEVLVPQNTELDEPTVVSIEEAGIEEVVIRSVLTCQSKRGVCAKCYGRDLARGYKVNIGEAVGIIASQSIGEPGTQLTMRTFHIGGAAARGKIEQSSVEARSEGFARIRNANLAKKHDGVVTVMNRHGEIVIVDDTGREREHHRLVYGAVLKVNEGDKVKAGQLLAEWDAFAMPILTERSGVVKFGDIVEGVTMVEKLDEVTGLSRKVIIESRAADLRPRVTIKDPKTGETLKLPNSQLEARYLLPVGANIVVQDGDIIDAGEVLSKIPRETTKTQDITGGLPRVAELFEARKPKDHAIIAEVDGEVSFGKDTKGKRKVLITPFDQNGVQQTDQAREYLIAKGKHIQVQPGDRVRAGEPLMDGPANPHDILRVKGEKELAAYLVNEIQQVYRLQGVAINDKHIEVIVRQMLRRVRIKDVGDTNFLTDEQVEKHIFEKENERVIERGGRPGIAEPLLLGITKASLSTESFISASSFQETTKVLTEAAISGKTDHLRGLKENVIMGRLIPAGTGLPAYKQLHIVIEGDAEHRAPPVAPPRPPVAEPLSAVNEE, encoded by the coding sequence ATGCGCGACATTTTCAGCTTCTTCGAGAAGCCCAAGGATCCGCTTTCGTTTAGCGCGATTCGTATTTCGCTCGCGTCGCCCGAGAAGATTCGTGAGTGGTCGCACGGCGAGGTCAAGAAGCCGGAGACGATCAATTACCGCACGTTCAAGCCGGAACGGGATGGTCTGTTCTGCGCCAAGATCTTTGGACCGGTGAAGGACTACGAGTGCAACTGCGGCAAGTACAAGCGCATGAAGCACCGTGGCATCGTCTGCGAGAAGTGCGGTGTCGAGGTCATTCAGAGCAAGGTGCGCCGTGAGCGGCTCGGTCACATCAACCTGGCCACGCCGGTTGCGCACATCTGGTTCTTGAAGAGCTTGCCGAGCCGCATCGGCAACATGCTCGACATCACCTTGAAGGACCTGGAGAAGGTCCTCTACTGCGAGGCGTACATCGTCATCGATCCGAAGGAGACCGGCCTGGCGCGCGGCGACCTTCTGAGCGAGGAGCGATACCTCCAGCTGCTCGAAGAGTACGGCGACGACAAGTTCGCGGCCGGTATGGGCGGCGAGGCCGTACTCGAGATGCTCAAGCAGGTCGACGTGCACAAGCTCTCCGAGGAGCTGCGCCAGGAGATGCGCGCGGCGACGAGCGAGGCAAAGCGCAAGAAGATCGTGAAGCGCTTGAAGGTGTGCGAGGCGTTCCGCGAGAGCGGCAATCGTCCGGAGTGGATGATGCTGACGGTGATCCCGGTTCTTCCGCCGGATCTGCGTCCGCTCGTTCCCCTCGACGGCGGCCGGTTCGCGACCAGCGACTTGAACGACCTTTACCGCCGCGTCATCAACCGCAACAACCGTCTGAAGCGCCTCCTAGAGCTCAACGCCCCGGAGATCATCATCCGCAACGAGCGGCGCATGCTGCAAGAAGCGGTGGACGCGCTCTTCGACAACGGCCGTCGCGGCAAGACCATCACCGGTCCGAACAAGCGCCCCCTCAAGTCCCTCAGCGACATGCTCAAGGGCAAGCAGGGCCGCTTCCGTCAGAACCTGCTCGGCAAGCGCGTCGACTACTCGGGTCGTTCGGTCATCGTCGTCGGTCCGCAACTGAAGCTGCACCAGTGCGGTCTGCCGAACAAGATGGCCCTCGAGCTCTTCAAGCCGTTCATCTACAACAAGCTGGAAGAGCGCGGGTACGTCAACACCATCAAGAGCGCCAAGAAGATGGTCGAGAAGGAGCGTCCCGAGGTTTGGGACATCCTGGAAGAGGTCATCAGCGAGCACCCGGTTCTCCTGAACCGCGCTCCGACCTTGCACCGCCTCGGCATCCAGGCCTTCGAGCCGGTCCTCATCGAGGGCAAGGCCATCCAGCTTCACCCGCTGGTGTGCGCGGCGTTCAACGCCGACTTCGACGGCGACCAGATGGCCGTCCACGTGCCGCTCTCGGTCGAAGCGCAGATGGAAGCGCGCGTGCTCATGATGAGCACGAACAACATTCTGTCGCCCGCCAACGGCAAGCCGATCATCAACCCGACGCAGGACATCGTGCTCGGGCTGTACTACGCGACCCGTGAGAAGAAGTTCGCCAAGGGCAGCTACCGTGAGGGTGGCCTGTATCTCGACAAGAAGGAAGAGCACTTCGAAGGCTGGCTGCGGGGCGTGTACTCGTCGCCGGAAGAAGTGCGCATGGCGTACGACAACGACGAGGTCACCATCCACACGGGCATCCGCGTCCGTGTCATTGATCCGGAGACCAACCAGCGCCGCGTGGTGAACACCACCGTCGGCCGCTGCCTCATCTCGGAGATCCTCCCCGAGGGTCTGAGCTTCGACCTGGTCAACAAGACGCTCGACAAGAAGGCCCTCTCGGCCCTCATCGACGCGTGCTACCGCAAGCACCGCAACAAGGCGACGGTTCTTCTGGCCGACCGCCTCCGTTCGCTCGGCTTCGAGCACGCGACCCGCGCCGGCGTGTCGATCTGCATGGATCACATGACCATCCCCGCCGCGAAGCAAGTGCTCCTCGGCGAGGCGCAGGACGAAGTGCAGCGCGTCATCGATCAGTACCAAGAAGGTCTGATCACCGACGGTGAGCGCTACAACAAGATCGTCGACATCTGGGCAGGCGTGGCCGACAAGGTCACCCAAGTCATGATGCAGGAGATCGGCAAAGAGAAGGTCATTGACCCGGAGACGGGCAAGGAATCCATCGAGCCGAGCTTCAACCCGATTTACATCATGGCCGACTCGGGTGCCCGCGGTTCGACCCAGCAGATTCGCCAGCTCGCCGCCATGCGCGGTCTCATGGCCAAGCCCTCGGGCGAGATCATCGAGACGCCGATCACGGCGAACTTCCGCGAAGGTCTCAGCGTGCTCCAGTACTTCGTCTCGACGCACGGTGCGCGTAAGGGTCTCGCGGACACGGCGCTCAAGACGGCCAACTCGGGTTACCTCACGCGCCGTCTCGTCGACGTCGCGCAGGACGCGATCATCGCGGAATTCGACTGCGGCACCTTGGACGGTATCCGGGTGACGAAGCTCGAGGACGCGGGCGAAGTCATTCAGCCGCTGGGCGACCGTATTCTTGGTCGCGTGGCCCTGGAAGACATCGTCGATCCGCTCACCGGCGAGGTCCTCGTTCCGCAGAACACGGAGCTCGACGAGCCCACCGTGGTCTCCATCGAGGAAGCGGGCATCGAGGAAGTGGTCATCCGCTCGGTGCTCACCTGCCAGAGCAAGCGCGGCGTGTGCGCCAAGTGCTACGGGCGTGACCTCGCCCGCGGCTACAAGGTCAACATCGGCGAGGCGGTGGGTATCATCGCGTCGCAGTCGATCGGCGAGCCCGGTACGCAGCTCACGATGCGCACGTTCCACATCGGTGGTGCGGCCGCCCGCGGCAAGATCGAGCAGAGCTCGGTCGAGGCACGCAGCGAAGGCTTCGCGCGCATCCGCAACGCGAACCTGGCGAAGAAGCACGATGGCGTGGTGACGGTCATGAACCGCCACGGCGAAATCGTCATCGTCGACGACACGGGCCGCGAGCGCGAGCACCATCGCCTCGTGTACGGCGCCGTCCTCAAGGTCAACGAGGGCGACAAGGTCAAGGCGGGGCAGCTCCTCGCCGAGTGGGACGCGTTCGCGATGCCGATCCTCACCGAGCGCTCCGGCGTGGTGAAGTTCGGCGACATCGTCGAAGGCGTCACGATGGTGGAGAAGCTCGACGAGGTTACTGGCCTCTCGCGCAAGGTCATCATCGAGTCGCGTGCGGCGGATCTCCGTCCGCGCGTCACCATCAAGGACCCGAAGACGGGTGAGACGCTCAAGCTGCCGAACAGCCAGCTCGAAGCGCGTTACCTGCTCCCGGTCGGCGCGAACATCGTCGTCCAGGACGGCGACATCATCGACGCCGGCGAGGTTCTCTCGAAGATTCCGCGCGAGACCACGAAGACGCAGGACATCACCGGTGGTCTCCCCCGCGTGGCCGAGCTCTTCGAGGCACGCAAGCCGAAGGACCACGCGATCATCGCGGAAGTCGACGGCGAGGTTTCCTTCGGCAAGGACACCAAGGGCAAGCGCAAGGTGCTCATCACGCCGTTCGACCAGAACGGTGTGCAGCAGACGGACCAAGCGCGCGAGTACCTCATCGCGAAGGGCAAGCACATCCAGGTTCAGCCGGGCGACCGCGTTCGCGCGGGCGAGCCTCTGATGGACGGCCCGGCGAACCCGCACGACATCCTTCGCGTCAAAGGCGAGAAGGAGCTCGCGGCGTACCTGGTCAACGAGATCCAGCAGGTTTACCGCCTGCAGGGCGTTGCCATCAACGACAAGCACATCGAAGTCATCGTTCGCCAGATGCTGCGCCGCGTGCGCATCAAGGACGTGGGCGACACGAACTTCCTCACCGACGAGCAGGTGGAGAAGCACATCTTCGAGAAGGAGAACGAGCGAGTCATCGAGCGCGGCGGCCGTCCTGGCATCGCCGAGCCGCTGCTCCTCGGCATCACGAAGGCGTCGCTCTCGACGGAGTCGTTCATCAGCGCGAGCTCCTTCCAAGAGACGACCAAGGTGCTCACCGAAGCGGCCATCTCCGGCAAGACCGACCATCTGCGCGGTCTCAAGGAGAACGTCATCATGGGCCGCTTGATCCCGGCTGGTACGGGTCTCCCCGCGTACAAGCAGCTCCACATCGTCATTGAAGGCGATGCGGAGCATCGTGCGCCGCCCGTCGCGCCGCCGCGCCCCCCGGTGGCGGAGCCGCTGTCCGCGGTGAACGAGGAATAG
- the rplL gene encoding 50S ribosomal protein L7/L12 has protein sequence MADLNKEQVVEYLSNLPVIQIAELIKTLEEKWGVKAAPAVVAGVAGPAAAAAAPAEEKTEFTVELKEAGASKINVIKVVREITGLGLKEAKDLVEAAPKPLKEGVSKAEAEDFKKKLEEAGAKVELK, from the coding sequence ATGGCAGATCTCAACAAAGAGCAGGTCGTCGAATACCTCTCGAACCTGCCCGTCATCCAGATTGCAGAGCTGATCAAGACCCTCGAAGAGAAGTGGGGCGTCAAGGCAGCTCCGGCAGTCGTTGCCGGTGTCGCGGGTCCGGCTGCGGCCGCGGCCGCTCCGGCTGAGGAGAAGACGGAGTTCACCGTCGAGCTGAAGGAAGCGGGCGCGAGCAAGATCAACGTGATCAAGGTCGTGCGCGAGATCACCGGTCTCGGCCTCAAGGAAGCCAAGGACCTGGTCGAGGCAGCGCCCAAGCCCCTAAAGGAAGGCGTGTCCAAGGCCGAGGCCGAGGACTTCAAGAAGAAGCTCGAAGAGGCTGGCGCCAAGGTCGAGCTCAAGTAA
- the rpoB gene encoding DNA-directed RNA polymerase subunit beta, whose product MANAIQSNFRIRKDLGRVPRFIEVPNLIDIQKSSYDKFLQATVPQPDRVEVGLQAVFRSVFPIKDFNGTSELVFVSYNLEKPKYDVEECRQRGMTYAAPIKVTTQLMIYDTRDGGDRIVRDIKEQEVYFGEIPLMTDTGTFIINGSERVVVSQLHRSPGVFFDHDKGKTHSSGKLLYSARVIPYRGSWLDFEFDPKDIIYVRIDRRRKMHATVLLRALGYSTQDLLNYFYNTETVYLDKGGKIAKSVEYELLSGQRATRDIKVGNDVIVKKNTKYTKAAIRKLRDAKVDRLQVDVEEIVGKVAAHDIVDKETGEVLIEVNEEVTEGKIEKLREAGVEQFRVLFIDGLNVGSYLRDTLLAEKVKTTEDAIMEIYRRLRPGDPPTLETAKTLFNNLFFNPERYDLSKVGRLKLNYKFYRDLPEDQRPALDTQVLTAQDILETVRHLIELKNGRGSVDDIDHLGNRRVRAVGELMENQYRIGLVRMERAIKERMSMSQEIDTLMPHDLINAKPVSAVVKEYFGSSQLSQFMDQTNPLSEVTHKRRLSALGPGGLTRERAGFEVRDVHITHYGRICPIETPEGPNIGLIASLSTFARVNDFGFVETPYRKVADGRVTDELGWYSALEEEGKYIAQASADVDEKGRFRESLVSARINGDFHLATPDMVQLIDVAPNQMVSVAAALVPFLEHDDANRALMGANMQRQAVPLIRSHAPYVGTGMEGKLARDSGVCVVAKREGIIESVDAQRIVVRAEGDKAEIPDIYHLNKFQRSNQSTCFNQKPIVRAGERVKVGDVLADGPSCDMGELALGQNVLVAFMPWQGYNFEDSILVSERIAKDDVFTSIHIEEFECVARDTKLGKEEVTRDIPNVGEEALKDLDESGIVRIGAEVKPGDILVGKITPKGETQLSPEEKLLRAIFGEKAGDVRDSSLRVPPGVGGIVINARIFSRKGTEKDERAKDIEDHERQRLERSRDEEIKILRDSFFRQIKRQLVGQTTNGKLVDDKGKVLLQKGAVLDEASLSEIPQKYWGELPVEGAEELAEKLRQLEEIIQVREEHFRDKIDRLSKGDELPPGVIKMVKVYIAIKRKLQVGDKMAGRHGNKGVISRIMAEEDMPYLQDGRPVDIVLNPLGVPSRMNVGQILETHLGWGARVLGWQFQYMLETKFSPQAIREHILRIFEGDSQLHKWLSKLSDDEMKKVAQKLRGGVHYASPVFDGAPERGIKDALALAGLPESGQAVLFDGRTGEAFDQEVTVGVMYMLKLHHLVDDKIHARSIGPYSLVTQQPLGGKAQFGGQRLGEMEVWAMEAYGTAYALQEFLTVKSDDVMGRTRMYEAIVKGEHTLEPGLPESFNVLIKELQALCLNVELVEPGALGRTSDHAAEE is encoded by the coding sequence ATGGCGAACGCTATCCAATCCAACTTCCGCATCCGTAAAGACCTCGGGCGCGTCCCGCGCTTCATCGAGGTGCCCAACCTCATCGACATCCAGAAGTCGTCTTACGACAAGTTCCTGCAGGCGACGGTGCCGCAGCCGGACCGGGTCGAGGTGGGCCTCCAAGCGGTCTTCCGCTCTGTTTTCCCCATTAAAGACTTCAACGGGACGAGCGAGCTCGTCTTCGTTAGCTACAACCTGGAGAAGCCGAAGTACGACGTCGAGGAGTGCCGACAGCGCGGCATGACCTACGCGGCGCCGATCAAGGTGACCACCCAGCTCATGATTTACGACACGCGCGACGGTGGCGACCGCATCGTGCGTGACATCAAGGAGCAGGAGGTTTACTTCGGCGAGATTCCGCTGATGACGGACACCGGTACGTTCATCATCAACGGGTCCGAGCGCGTCGTCGTTAGCCAGCTCCACCGTAGCCCCGGCGTCTTCTTCGACCACGACAAGGGCAAGACGCACTCGAGCGGCAAGCTCCTCTATTCCGCGCGCGTCATTCCGTACCGCGGTTCGTGGCTCGACTTCGAGTTCGACCCGAAGGACATCATCTACGTCCGCATCGACCGCCGCCGGAAGATGCACGCGACGGTGCTTCTGCGCGCCCTCGGCTACTCGACGCAGGACCTGCTCAACTACTTCTACAACACCGAGACGGTGTACCTGGACAAGGGTGGCAAGATCGCCAAGAGCGTCGAATACGAGCTCTTGAGTGGTCAGCGCGCCACGCGCGACATCAAGGTCGGCAACGACGTCATCGTCAAGAAGAACACCAAGTACACCAAGGCCGCCATCCGCAAGCTGCGCGACGCCAAGGTGGACCGCCTCCAGGTCGACGTCGAAGAGATCGTCGGCAAGGTGGCCGCGCACGACATCGTCGACAAGGAGACCGGCGAAGTCCTCATCGAGGTGAACGAAGAAGTCACCGAGGGCAAGATCGAGAAGCTCCGCGAGGCCGGTGTCGAGCAGTTCCGCGTGCTCTTCATCGATGGTCTGAACGTCGGCTCCTACCTCCGCGACACGTTGCTCGCCGAGAAGGTGAAGACGACGGAAGACGCGATCATGGAGATCTACCGCCGCCTGCGCCCGGGTGATCCGCCCACGCTCGAGACGGCGAAGACGCTCTTCAACAACCTGTTCTTCAACCCGGAGCGCTACGACCTCTCCAAGGTCGGCCGCCTCAAGTTGAACTACAAGTTCTACCGCGACCTGCCCGAGGATCAGCGCCCCGCGCTCGATACCCAGGTGCTCACGGCCCAGGACATCCTCGAGACGGTTCGCCACCTCATCGAGCTGAAGAACGGCCGCGGCTCGGTCGACGACATCGACCACCTCGGCAACCGCCGCGTGCGCGCGGTCGGTGAGCTCATGGAGAACCAGTACCGCATCGGCCTGGTCCGCATGGAGCGCGCCATCAAAGAGCGCATGTCGATGTCGCAAGAGATCGACACGCTCATGCCGCACGACCTGATCAACGCCAAGCCGGTCAGCGCCGTGGTGAAGGAGTACTTCGGCTCCTCGCAGCTCTCGCAGTTCATGGACCAGACGAACCCGCTGAGCGAGGTCACGCACAAGCGTCGTCTCTCCGCACTCGGCCCGGGTGGTCTGACCCGCGAGCGCGCAGGCTTCGAGGTCCGCGACGTTCACATCACCCACTACGGCCGTATTTGCCCGATTGAAACGCCGGAAGGTCCGAACATCGGCCTCATCGCGTCGCTGTCGACGTTCGCCCGCGTGAACGACTTCGGCTTCGTCGAGACTCCGTACCGTAAGGTGGCCGACGGCCGCGTGACGGACGAGTTGGGCTGGTACTCGGCGCTCGAGGAAGAGGGCAAGTACATCGCCCAGGCCTCGGCCGACGTCGACGAGAAGGGGCGCTTCCGCGAGTCGCTCGTCTCGGCGCGTATCAACGGTGACTTCCACTTGGCCACGCCGGACATGGTGCAGCTCATCGACGTGGCGCCGAACCAGATGGTGTCGGTCGCCGCGGCGCTGGTGCCGTTCCTCGAGCACGACGACGCAAACCGCGCGCTCATGGGCGCCAACATGCAGCGTCAGGCCGTGCCGCTCATCCGCTCGCACGCGCCGTACGTCGGCACGGGCATGGAGGGCAAGCTGGCCCGTGACTCGGGCGTCTGCGTGGTCGCCAAGCGCGAAGGCATCATCGAGAGCGTCGACGCACAGCGCATCGTCGTCCGCGCCGAAGGTGACAAGGCGGAAATCCCGGACATCTACCACCTCAACAAGTTCCAGCGCTCGAACCAGTCGACCTGCTTCAACCAGAAGCCGATCGTCCGAGCCGGTGAGCGCGTGAAGGTGGGCGACGTTCTCGCCGACGGCCCGTCCTGTGACATGGGCGAGCTCGCGCTCGGCCAGAACGTGCTCGTCGCGTTCATGCCGTGGCAGGGCTACAACTTCGAAGACTCGATCCTCGTGTCGGAGCGTATCGCCAAGGACGACGTGTTCACCTCGATCCACATCGAGGAGTTCGAATGCGTGGCCCGCGACACGAAGCTCGGCAAGGAAGAAGTCACGCGCGACATTCCGAACGTCGGCGAGGAAGCCCTCAAGGACCTCGACGAGTCGGGCATCGTGCGCATCGGCGCCGAGGTGAAGCCGGGCGACATCCTCGTCGGCAAGATCACGCCGAAGGGCGAGACGCAGCTCTCTCCGGAAGAGAAACTGCTCCGCGCCATCTTCGGTGAGAAGGCCGGCGACGTTCGCGACAGCTCGCTGCGCGTCCCCCCGGGCGTGGGCGGCATCGTCATCAACGCCCGCATCTTCTCCCGCAAAGGCACGGAGAAGGACGAGCGCGCGAAGGACATCGAAGACCACGAGCGTCAGCGCCTCGAGCGCTCGCGCGACGAGGAGATCAAGATCCTGCGCGATTCGTTCTTCCGTCAGATCAAGCGCCAGCTCGTCGGTCAGACGACGAACGGCAAGCTGGTCGACGACAAGGGCAAGGTCCTTCTCCAGAAGGGCGCCGTGCTCGACGAGGCTTCGCTGTCGGAGATCCCCCAGAAGTACTGGGGCGAGCTGCCGGTGGAAGGCGCCGAGGAGCTCGCGGAGAAGCTTCGCCAGCTGGAGGAGATCATCCAGGTCCGCGAAGAGCACTTCCGCGACAAGATCGACCGTCTGTCGAAGGGCGACGAGCTCCCGCCGGGCGTCATCAAGATGGTGAAGGTCTACATCGCCATCAAGCGCAAGCTGCAGGTCGGCGACAAGATGGCCGGTCGCCACGGCAACAAGGGCGTCATCTCCCGCATCATGGCGGAAGAGGACATGCCGTACCTGCAGGATGGTCGCCCCGTCGACATCGTGCTCAATCCGCTCGGCGTTCCCTCGCGTATGAACGTCGGTCAGATCCTCGAGACCCACCTCGGGTGGGGCGCGCGGGTTCTCGGCTGGCAGTTCCAGTACATGCTGGAGACGAAGTTCAGCCCACAAGCCATTCGCGAGCACATTCTTCGGATCTTCGAGGGCGACTCCCAGCTGCACAAGTGGCTGAGCAAGTTGTCCGACGACGAGATGAAGAAGGTCGCGCAGAAGCTCCGCGGCGGCGTTCACTACGCGAGCCCCGTGTTCGACGGCGCTCCGGAGCGCGGCATCAAGGACGCGTTGGCCCTCGCGGGTCTGCCGGAGAGCGGCCAGGCGGTGCTCTTCGACGGCCGCACGGGCGAGGCGTTCGATCAGGAGGTGACCGTGGGCGTGATGTACATGCTCAAGCTCCACCACTTGGTCGACGACAAGATCCACGCGCGTTCGATCGGACCGTACTCGCTCGTCACCCAGCAGCCGCTGGGCGGCAAGGCGCAGTTCGGTGGGCAGCGTCTCGGAGAGATGGAAGTGTGGGCCATGGAAGCGTACGGCACCGCCTACGCGCTCCAGGAGTTCCTCACGGTCAAGAGCGACGACGTCATGGGCCGCACGCGCATGTACGAAGCGATCGTCAAAGGCGAGCACACCCTCGAGCCGGGTCTCCCCGAGAGCTTCAACGTTCTCATCAAGGAGCTCCAGGCTTTGTGCCTCAACGTCGAACTCGTCGAGCCGGGTGCACTCGGGCGCACGAGCGACCACGCGGCAGAGGAGTAG